Sequence from the Pyxidicoccus xibeiensis genome:
CGAACGAGCGCATGGCCACGAGGCGGCCGGCCACGTCGTACGTGGTCGGCGACGCGTCCAGCTCCTCGGCGGTGTGCTTCTCGTGTTTCTGGAGGATGTCCGCGGCCTGGTGCTGGGGCCGGTGGCCGTTGCCGTACGGGTTGAAGCCCGCGGCCCGCCACTTCGCGGCCTTCTCCAGCCGCTGGTCGTAGATCTCCTGTTCCTTGGACCCGAGGTCCGCCTCGCCCGCGCTCTGCTCGCTCTTGTTCTCGGTCTCGGCCATGACGCGCTTTCCCAAAGGCGCGGCACCGTAGCCAAGCCTCCCCCCGGAAGCAACGCAACACAGCGGGGACGGTCAGGGAGCGGCCATGAACAGGAAGGCGGCCACCGCCGCCCCGAGCAGCAGGGGGATGAGGATCTCCACCGGGACGCGGTGGTGCATGTGGGCCGTGTGCAGGCCCCGCAGGCCGAAGCGGCGCTGCCGGCGCACCCGGTTCATCACCATGGAGGCGAGCGCGGGCGGGGCCTTCTCCCGCTCCACGCCCTTGAGGCGCTGCACGGTGCTCGCGTAGCCCTCCCACCCCTGGCGGCACTCGTCGCAGCCGTCCAGGTGCGTGCGCACCGCCTGCGCCTTGGGGGCGGGCAGCTCGTCGTCGGCGAGCGCGAGGAACAGGGCCCTCGCCTCGCGGTGGTTCATCCGCGGGTCCACGTCCAGGATTTTGCGATGAATGCTGCTCATGGCTCAAGCCGTCCCAGGAGATCCGCCAGCTTCTCTCGTGCCCGGTGGAGCCGGCTCTTCACCGTCCCCTCCGGAAGCTCGGTGATGTCGATGATTTCTTCGTAGCTCAGCCCCTCGATGTCCCGCAGCGCCACCAGCATGCGCGCGTCGGGCTCGAGCTGGGAGATGGCCCACTGCACCCGGGCCCGCTCGCGGGAGGACTCCAGCGCCGCGTCTGGCGCGGGGGGCGCGCCCGGTCCGTCCACCCAGAGGGCGCTGGCCTCGTCGTATTCCTCCGAGCGGCCCCGGCCCCGGCGCTTGAGGTACTTCAGCCGGTTGATGCAGTGGTTCTTCGTAATCCGGAACAGCCAGGTGGACAGCTTCGAGTCCTCCCGGAAGCGGCGCACGTTCTGGTGGACGCTGACGAAGATCTCCTGCACCAGGTCGTGCGCCTCCTCGCGGTCCCCCACCATGCGCACACAGAAGTCATAGAGCCGGTCCTGGTGCGTGCGCACCAGCAGCTCGAAGGCATCCGGGTCGCCCCGGCGCAGCCGGGCCAGCAGCGCCGCGTCCTGGCGGCCCGCCCCGGGCGCCTCCACGGCGACCGCCTGTTCCTGTCCGATTTCGAGCACGCCGCCCGACGACACCGGTGTCCTCCCGCGACAGCCCCTCCGCCGGAGGTGCCACCGACCCTCAGCCTACCCCGTCCCCTGCCCCACGGCCCCTCGGACAGCAGGACAGGGAAAAAGGTTCCCGCCGTCCCAGAGGTCCGTGCCGGGCCTACATCTGGAGGCCTGGGCACAGGGGACGGCGGGGAGGGCCAGGAGGGCTACTCCGCGGCGGCGCTGCGGTTGGGGTTCTTCACCCCGAGGAGCTGGGCGGTGACGAAGTCCTCCAGGGAGCCGTCCAGCACGGCGTCCACGTTGCCCGTCTCCACGCCGGTGCGCAGGTCCTTCACCATGCGGTACGGGGCCAGCACGTAGGAGCGGATCTGCGAGCCGAAGGAGATGTCCTTCTTCTGCGCCTCGGCGGCGTCCCGCGCGGCCTCGCGCTTCTTCATCTCCAGCTCGTACAGGCGGCCGCGCAGGATCTTGAAGGCCATTTCCTTGTTGGCCGACTGCGAGCGCTCCGTCTGGCAGGTGATGATGATGCCCGTGGGCAGGTGGCGCAGCTGCGCCGTGGACGACGTCTTGTTCACCTTCTGGCCACCCGCGCCGCCGCCGCGGATGAACTTCAGGTCGATGTCCTTCTCCGGGATGTCGATCTGGATGGTGTCGTCCACCTCCGGATAGACGTCCACGGAGGCGAAGGCCGTCTGCCGCCGCGCGTTGGCGTCGAAGGGGGAGATGCGCACCAGCCGGTGCACGCCCACCTCCGCCTTGAGGTAGCCGTAGGCGAAGTCACCCTCGATGCGCAGGGAGACGTTCTTGAAGCCCGCCTCTTCGCCCGGCACCTCGTCGTTGATCTCCACCTTCCAGCCCTTGGCCTCGCAGTAGCGCGTGTACATGCGCAGCAGCATGGCCGCCCAGTCCATGGAGTCCGTGCCGCCCGCGCCGGCGTTGATGTCCATGAAGCAGCTGCTGCGGTCCTGCTCGCCGGACAGCATGCGCGCCAGCTCCAGCTTGGCGACCTCGCCCTCCAGGCCCTCCAGCGACGCCTCCGCCTCCTTCGCGGTGTCCGCGTCATTGGCCTCGGCCGCCAGCTCGAGCAGCGTCTGCGCGTCGTCCAGGCCGCGCATCACCTTGTCGTAGGCGCCCACGCTGGCCTCCATCGTGGACTTCTCCTTCAACATGCCCTGGGCCTTGGCGTGGTCGTCCCAGAAGTTGGGGAGCGTGGACTCCCGCTCAATCAGCGCGATGCGGGACCGCTTGCGGTCCAGGTCAAAGATGCCCCCGGAGCGCGAGTACGCGCTCCCGCAGGCCGTTGATCTTCTCCATCGAATCGTTCGCCATGGTGTCGTCCTCGTCGGGCGGCGCGGTTGGGGCGCCGCGCTCGGAATGGGGTTGGAAAAGGGAAGCTCAGGGGGCCTTCAGCGAGGTGGCGGCGGCGCTCCTGCCCGTGGACGCCCGGTCCCCCCCGCGCAGGCGCGCCAGCACGCGGTCCAGGCCGAAGGCGCCCGCCATGCCCACGGAGACGGGCAGGATGAGGGCGATGAGGCGCCAGTTGTCCTGGTCGAAGGGCGGGAGAAGCTTGAGGACGATGCCCAGCACGCCCAGGCCCACCAGCGCCACCCAGACCTTGAACAGCCGCGCGCGGGCCTTCTGGCTGCCCCACATCAGCGCCACGCCGAAGGGCAGCGCCAGCAGCGTCAGCGGGTTGGCGAGGAAGAGGTTCTCGTTCCGGTAGGTCACCGTGTGGTCCGTCACCCACCACATGATGAACAGCGCCGTGCCCGGCAGCCCCAGCACCAGCCCCAGCACCGCGTTCTCCAGGCCGAGCAGCATCCGGGCCACCCTGCTGCCCCGCTGGCGCTCCCACGCCGCCAGCCCCACCGCCGCGCCGCCCAGCGCCAGCCCCAACGCGAAAATCCAGGGCCCCCACGGCGGAGGCTCGGCCGGCGGGCGCTTGCGCGTGGGCGACTCGTAGAAGTTCCAGCTCTTCGCCGCCAGCGACTGGAGCTGCCCGTCCGCGCCCTTCACTTGCAGCGCCGCCACCTGGGACTCCAGCTCGTCCGGGAGGAAGGCCTCCTCCCACTTCGTGATGGGATGATCGATTTCATCGTTCATCATGAAGTCGAGCAGCACGCTCATGGGCGCATTCACGGCCGTGTAGCGCCGCGTGTGCTCGCGCAGCGTCATCCGCCCTGGCGCCCGGTCGAACTCGCGCAGCTGCCCGCCCGTGGCCACGTCAATCATGTCGCGCAGCCGGGTGACGCAGTTGTCGTTGTAGTGGTGATACAGGTACTCGCGGTTCTCCGGCAGCACGTTGTCCGCCAGCCGCTTCGCCACCGTCACCCGCTGCTCGGGGGTGAGGTTCAGCTCCTGGATGCGGACGTCGCGGTCCTCTTCCCGGTAGAAGCGGAAGGTGGAGCCGACGGACGAGTGGCCCACCCAGAACTCCAGGCGGCCCATGGCGAAGCGGGCCAGCATGGCGTCGCTGAAGCTGAACATGCCGTAGTTGTAGAGGCGCGACTGCTGCAGCCGCCTGTCCTCCACCACCAGCGAGCCGTGCCCCCACCACGAGGGCACGTCGTCCCCGGGGCTGAACGTCACCAGCCAGATGGACAGGTCCTCGCCCCGGCTCTCGCCAGAGCCCCAGGGCGGCACGGAGACCTCACGCGCGGAGGCCGGCGCCGCCGCGAGCAGCAGGCCGAGCAGGCAGGAGGCGATGAGTGAGAGGCGGGGCATGGAGTCCGTCCAACACACGGGAGGCGGCCTACCTATCATGCACGCCGCCCGACTCAACCGGAGGATGCCGGATTGTCCGGCGGGAGGCCGAGGAAGAGGCCTACATCAGGCTGCGGGCCCGGCGTGCCCGCGCGTCCACCTGGAGCGAGTCCGCCACCATGCCGCGCTCGCCCAGCAGCTGCTCCTCCAGCGCCGCCATCCGCTTCGCGTCGCGCGGGCGCTCATGGTCGTGCCCCAGCAGGTGGAGCAGGCCGTGGGCCAGGTAGCGCGCCATCTCCGACTCCAGCGAGCGGCCGTACTCCTTCGCCTGCCGCTTCGCCGTGTCGAGGGAGATGACCACGTCGCCCAGCGGCTTCGGCCCGGGCGTGCCCTTGGGCAAATCCCCAGCGGGGAAGCTCAGCACGTCCGTGGCCTTGTCCTTGTTGCGCCAGGTGCGGTTGAGGCGGCGGATGGCCCTGTCATCCACGAGCGACAGCGACAGCTCGCAGCCCTTCAGCTCCAGCGCCTTCAGGTACTCCTTCGCCCATGACGACAGGAGCCGGGAGAACTCGCGCCCCTGGCCGTGCGCCACCTGCACCGTGACGTGGTTCTCCGGCTCGCGCTTCTCCGGCGGCTCCATGTGCGCCAGCTCCGGGCGGAACGCCGGGGCACAGACGGACCAGTAGTCACACGCGCCCTGGCCGTCGTTGCGGTACACCACCCGCTTGCCGCGCGGCACCAGGCCCACCTCGCCGGCGGGGATGCGCTCGCGACGCCCGTCCACCACCACCGTCAGCTCACCCTTGAGGACGATGACCACCTCGTCGAACTCGGGCCGCTGGGCGGGTTCGGACCAGCCCGGCGGCGCCAGCATCCGCGCCACGGACGTTGCATCCGTCCCCGTGGTGGCCGCACCCACGAACTCCTCGATGCGCTTGCCGTCGTCACGGGGAATCACCTTCCCCTTGCGCAATCTCACGCCGTCACTCCTCGCGGCGCGCTCATGACGCGCCCGCCGTCCGCGCCTTGTCCTTGCCTTCCACCACCTTCACGCCACCCGCCACCACCAGCGGCGGCGCCTTGCCCCCGCCCACCGCGCCCGCCGGGTACGCCGGACGCGTGTGGTAGATGCCCTCCAGCGTGTGCAGGAAGGACTGCGCGATGAGGTTCAGGTCCTTCAGCGTCAGGTCGCACTCGTCGAGCTGACCCTCGGAGAAGATGAGGTTGATGATCTTCTGCACCTGCGCCTGGAGCTTGGTGCTGGTGGGGTCCGACATGGAGCGCGTGGAGGCCTCCACCGCGTCGGCAATCATCACCAGCGCCGCCTCGCGGAACTGCGGCTTGGGGCCCGGGTAGCGGTAGATGCTCTCGTCGATGGGAGGCGCGCCCTCCTTGCCCTCCTGCTCCTTGAGGGCCTTGTGGTAGAAATACCCCACCGTGCGCGTGCCGTGGTGCTGCGGAATGGCGTCCGCCACCAGCTTGGGCAGCCGGTACTGGCGCGCCATCTCCAGCCCCTCCGTCACGTGCCGCTTGATGATGACGGCGCTCATCGCCGGCGCGAGCGTGTCGTGCCGGTTCTCCCCCTTCTGGTTCTCCCCGAAGTAGAGCGGGTTCCGGCCCTTTCCGATGTCGTGGTAGTACGCGCACGAGCGGGCCAGGAGCGGGTTGGCGCCAATGGCCTCGGCCGCGTTCTCCACCAGCGAGCCGATGATGATGGAGTGGTGGTACGTGCCGGGCGCCTGGACGATGAGCTCCTTGAGCGCCGGGTGGTTGAGGTTGGCCAGCTCCAGCAGCTTGATGTCCGACGCGTAGCCGAAGGTGGACTCGATGAGCGGCGTCAGCGCCATCACCATCACCGGCACCGCCAGCGTGGAGCCCACGAAGGCGCACAGCGCGGTGATGAGCGTGTCGCCCGCCAGCCCCTTGCCTTCCACCAGGAAGAGGAACACCACTGCCACCAGGTTGGCCGAACCGGTAATCAGACCCGCCCGGAAGATGCCCACCCGGTCCTTGGCCTTGACGATGCGGTCGGCCGCCACCAGCGAGCCCACCAGCGTGTAGATGCCGAACGCCAGCGAGTTGCTCAGCATCACCCCGGCGAGGCAGGCGAAGACGAGCGCGAAGAAGAGCGCCAGCTCCTGCGTGAGGATGAAGCGCACCAGCATGGCGCCGGCCGCCACGGGGAAGGCGTAATAGAAGGCCTCGATTGGCAGCGCCGTGTACCGGTCCTGCACCGCGTCCGCGATGGACACCCAGACCTGCAAGAGGCCCAGCAGGCCCACCAGCAGCAGGCCCAGCAGCACGCCGTCCTTGCGCGTGGGCCGGAAGCGCCGGAAGGCCGCGCGGCAGAAGAAGTACGAGGACACCACCAGCAGCGCCACCAGCCCGGTGCCGCCCACCTGGAGCTGCAGCAGGTCCAGCTGGTCCGTCTCCGCGCGCATGCCGCGCAGCACCACCAGGTGCGTGTCGTTGACGAGCTCGCCGTCACCGATGACGCGCTGGCCCTTCTTGATGGAGATGACGGCGTCCTTCACCGCCTGCGCCGCCTGGGTGCGCCGCGCGTCCGTCTCCGCGATGTTGATGGTGAGGTTGGCGCGCACCAGCCGCTTGGCCAGCCGCAGCACGGCCCGGCGCTGCACGCCCGGGGCGTCCGGAAGCAGGTTGCCGGGGATGGAGGCGAAGCGGTCCAGCTCCTGGTGCGCCTCGCGCACGTCCACCACCTGCGGCGCGGAGCCCGGCAGCGTCTCCTCGCCCTTGTTCACCACGTCCCGGACGGTGAGCCCCTGCGGCGCCTCGCGCGCCAGCTCCTCGCGCGCGCCCGCCACGTGCACCGGCCCGCGCTCGGAGCGGTAGGCCCGCTCCAGCAGCAGCAGCGTGGCCGCCTCCGCCTCCTGCGAGAAGCGGGTGGCGTACAGCGCCTGGAAGTCCTCCGCCTCGAGGCTCGTCTCGCGCTGGCCGAAGAGCAGCTCCTGCAGCTCCGCCTGCATCTCCTCGCGGGCGCGGCGCTCCCGCTCCACGTCCTCCGGGGTCGGCGCCGCGGGGCGCTTGCGGCGGCCCGCCTCCTCCATGTCCGTGTCCGAGCGGGCCTCCGCCAGCTCATCCAGGCGGACCCGCATGGTTTCAAACGCGGACCCCACCGTGGTGCGCAGATGTCCCACCACGGCCGGGTTCAAGTCGTAGACGGGGCGGACGGCGGCGCGGGCGTCCTGGCGCCGCTGCTGCGTCATGGCGCGGTGGACGATTTCGTAGTCGCGGGCCGCCTTGAAGCCGGCGGGAGAGCTGGCCCGGAACGGCTTGCCGACGTGCTCGTCCGTGAGGGCCGGAATCTGCTGGCTGTACAGGCCGGGGGAGATGACGAAGC
This genomic interval carries:
- a CDS encoding RNA polymerase sigma factor, which translates into the protein MSSGGVLEIGQEQAVAVEAPGAGRQDAALLARLRRGDPDAFELLVRTHQDRLYDFCVRMVGDREEAHDLVQEIFVSVHQNVRRFREDSKLSTWLFRITKNHCINRLKYLKRRGRGRSEEYDEASALWVDGPGAPPAPDAALESSRERARVQWAISQLEPDARMLVALRDIEGLSYEEIIDITELPEGTVKSRLHRAREKLADLLGRLEP
- a CDS encoding HD family phosphohydrolase, which gives rise to MAEPESPPPGPSPLDALADRLGLGNAAWGRRAIQVFLLLVVSVGAGFVISPGLYSQQIPALTDEHVGKPFRASSPAGFKAARDYEIVHRAMTQQRRQDARAAVRPVYDLNPAVVGHLRTTVGSAFETMRVRLDELAEARSDTDMEEAGRRKRPAAPTPEDVERERRAREEMQAELQELLFGQRETSLEAEDFQALYATRFSQEAEAATLLLLERAYRSERGPVHVAGAREELAREAPQGLTVRDVVNKGEETLPGSAPQVVDVREAHQELDRFASIPGNLLPDAPGVQRRAVLRLAKRLVRANLTINIAETDARRTQAAQAVKDAVISIKKGQRVIGDGELVNDTHLVVLRGMRAETDQLDLLQLQVGGTGLVALLVVSSYFFCRAAFRRFRPTRKDGVLLGLLLVGLLGLLQVWVSIADAVQDRYTALPIEAFYYAFPVAAGAMLVRFILTQELALFFALVFACLAGVMLSNSLAFGIYTLVGSLVAADRIVKAKDRVGIFRAGLITGSANLVAVVFLFLVEGKGLAGDTLITALCAFVGSTLAVPVMVMALTPLIESTFGYASDIKLLELANLNHPALKELIVQAPGTYHHSIIIGSLVENAAEAIGANPLLARSCAYYHDIGKGRNPLYFGENQKGENRHDTLAPAMSAVIIKRHVTEGLEMARQYRLPKLVADAIPQHHGTRTVGYFYHKALKEQEGKEGAPPIDESIYRYPGPKPQFREAALVMIADAVEASTRSMSDPTSTKLQAQVQKIINLIFSEGQLDECDLTLKDLNLIAQSFLHTLEGIYHTRPAYPAGAVGGGKAPPLVVAGGVKVVEGKDKARTAGAS
- the prfB gene encoding peptide chain release factor 2 (programmed frameshift), which codes for MANDSMEKINGLRERVLALRGHLDLDRKRSRIALIERESTLPNFWDDHAKAQGMLKEKSTMEASVGAYDKVMRGLDDAQTLLELAAEANDADTAKEAEASLEGLEGEVAKLELARMLSGEQDRSSCFMDINAGAGGTDSMDWAAMLLRMYTRYCEAKGWKVEINDEVPGEEAGFKNVSLRIEGDFAYGYLKAEVGVHRLVRISPFDANARRQTAFASVDVYPEVDDTIQIDIPEKDIDLKFIRGGGAGGQKVNKTSSTAQLRHLPTGIIITCQTERSQSANKEMAFKILRGRLYELEMKKREAARDAAEAQKKDISFGSQIRSYVLAPYRMVKDLRTGVETGNVDAVLDGSLEDFVTAQLLGVKNPNRSAAAE
- a CDS encoding anti-sigma factor family protein encodes the protein MSSIHRKILDVDPRMNHREARALFLALADDELPAPKAQAVRTHLDGCDECRQGWEGYASTVQRLKGVEREKAPPALASMVMNRVRRQRRFGLRGLHTAHMHHRVPVEILIPLLLGAAVAAFLFMAAP
- a CDS encoding Lnb N-terminal periplasmic domain-containing protein, whose protein sequence is MPRLSLIASCLLGLLLAAAPASAREVSVPPWGSGESRGEDLSIWLVTFSPGDDVPSWWGHGSLVVEDRRLQQSRLYNYGMFSFSDAMLARFAMGRLEFWVGHSSVGSTFRFYREEDRDVRIQELNLTPEQRVTVAKRLADNVLPENREYLYHHYNDNCVTRLRDMIDVATGGQLREFDRAPGRMTLREHTRRYTAVNAPMSVLLDFMMNDEIDHPITKWEEAFLPDELESQVAALQVKGADGQLQSLAAKSWNFYESPTRKRPPAEPPPWGPWIFALGLALGGAAVGLAAWERQRGSRVARMLLGLENAVLGLVLGLPGTALFIMWWVTDHTVTYRNENLFLANPLTLLALPFGVALMWGSQKARARLFKVWVALVGLGVLGIVLKLLPPFDQDNWRLIALILPVSVGMAGAFGLDRVLARLRGGDRASTGRSAAATSLKAP
- the ybeY gene encoding rRNA maturation RNase YbeY, producing MRLRKGKVIPRDDGKRIEEFVGAATTGTDATSVARMLAPPGWSEPAQRPEFDEVVIVLKGELTVVVDGRRERIPAGEVGLVPRGKRVVYRNDGQGACDYWSVCAPAFRPELAHMEPPEKREPENHVTVQVAHGQGREFSRLLSSWAKEYLKALELKGCELSLSLVDDRAIRRLNRTWRNKDKATDVLSFPAGDLPKGTPGPKPLGDVVISLDTAKRQAKEYGRSLESEMARYLAHGLLHLLGHDHERPRDAKRMAALEEQLLGERGMVADSLQVDARARRARSLM